The following coding sequences are from one Homalodisca vitripennis isolate AUS2020 chromosome 7, UT_GWSS_2.1, whole genome shotgun sequence window:
- the LOC124365897 gene encoding serine/threonine-protein phosphatase 6 regulatory ankyrin repeat subunit C-like produces MFMAKGTEVNTRDEMGNTPLHYACFHNNIKEAEYLINEGANVFLRNSRGNTPLHSAVKTGSVAMVELLLIKYSDIIVQIIGNLRNKRGKTPLHYAALHSCNIIVDLLLSKQLDLNIQDMYGNPPLHLCCLNNNIDSFIRLISAGANINLRDNRGNSLLHIAVKQNCVKIVEVLLKKPVDLNMQNFDGNTPLHVCCFNNNNVMAELLIKAGSNIDLVDNVGNTPLHTAVERSSFELNLEKEVNVNVQNINGDTPLHLCCLRNNIDLFERLICAGANINLRDNSGNSLLHIAVKHKYFKIVEVLLKKQVDVNMQNFDGSTPLHLCCVYNKAVMVEFPKKVYTNIDLADNMGNTPLYTTEKHGLIKMVECFINSGAIIDIRDKERNTPLHMAVKWNYVEIVRLLLRKHADVNAKDVNGNTPLHIALRVFFSKF; encoded by the coding sequence ATGTTCATGGCAAAAGGAACTGAGGTCAACACTAGAGATGAGATGGGGAATACACCTCTTCATTATGcttgttttcataataatatcAAAGAAGCAGAGTACCTTATAAACGAAGGAGCCAATGTGTTTCTTAGAAACAGCAGAGGTAATACACCCTTGCACAGTGCAGTAAAAACAGGATCTGTTGCAATGGTCGAATTGTTGCTTATCAAATATTCTGATATAATTGTGCAGATAATAGGTAACCTGAGAAACAAGAGGGGTAAAACACCGTTGCATTACGCAGCGTTACATAGTTGCAATATAATTGTGGATTTGTTGCTGAGCAAACAGTTGGATTTGAATATACAGGATATGTACGGTAATCCTCCATTGCATTTATGTTGTTTAAATAACAACATTGATTCATTTATACGTCTTATCAGTGCAGGAGCCAATATCAATCTCAGGGACAACAGAGGTAATTCATTGCTGCACATTGCAGTGAAACAAAATTGTGTCAAAATTGTTGAAGTGTTGCTGAAGAAACCGGTTGATTTAAATATGCAGAATTTTGATGGAAATACTCCCCTCCACgtttgttgttttaataacaataatgtaatggCTGAGCTCCTTATAAAGGCAGGTAGCAATATAGATCTTGTAGACAATGTGGGTAACACACCTTTGCACACTGCAGTGGAACGCAGTAGTTTTGAACTGAATCTGGAAAAAGAGGTGAATGTGAACGTGCAGAATATAAATGGTGATACTCCATTGCACTTATGTTGTTTACGTAACAACATTGATTTATTTGAACGCCTCATCTGTGCAGGAGCCAATATCAATCTCAGAGACAACAGTGGTAATTCATTGCTGCACATTGCAGTGAAAcataagtatttcaaaattgttgAAGTTTTGCTAAAGAAACAAGTTGATGTAAACATGCAGAATTTTGATGGAAGTACTCCCCTGCATCTTTGTTGTGTTTATAACAAAGCTGTAATGGTTGAGTTCCCTAAAAAGGTATATACCAATATAGATCTTGCAGACAACATGGGTAACACACCTCTGTATACTACAGAGAAACACGGTCTTATTAAAATGGTTGAATGCTTTATAAATTCTGGAGCTATAATAGATATTAGAGATAAGGAAAGGAACACACCACTGCATATGGCAGTGAAATGGAATTATGTTGAAATTGTTAGGTTGTTGCTGAGGAAACATGCGGATGTGAATGCAAAGGATGTCAATGGCAACACTCCACTTCATATCGCTCTTAGAGTTTTTTTTTCCAAGTTTTAA